From a region of the Actinomadura luzonensis genome:
- a CDS encoding class II aldolase/adducin family protein: MHTEPDGETARAEAAPGMPSTPGQRVATEPAGAERAVVELVAAGRALAGAGLVTAFGHVSVRIAPDRLLMTPPSPLGTLTPASPYAEIPLDANDLPAGAPREAWIHVELARARPGAGAICRAQPPVATALAAAGVPIRPLHGQGAFLGPEVPVFDDAVLVRDRERGRALAERLGAAPAVILRGNGAVTVGATAGETVALMWVLEASARMNATAWSVTTPKTATPKTATPKKVAPEAAAPKTVGPALAGPVPAGPGPAGPVPLSPAEQEAWRAAQPELLARVWAYLQEPS; the protein is encoded by the coding sequence GTGCACACGGAGCCGGATGGCGAGACCGCGCGCGCGGAAGCGGCGCCCGGCATGCCGTCCACGCCGGGGCAGCGGGTCGCTACGGAGCCTGCTGGGGCGGAGCGGGCTGTGGTGGAGCTGGTGGCGGCGGGGCGGGCGTTGGCGGGGGCGGGGCTGGTGACCGCGTTCGGGCACGTCTCCGTGCGGATCGCTCCCGACCGCCTGCTGATGACGCCGCCGTCGCCCCTCGGGACCCTCACCCCGGCCTCCCCGTACGCCGAGATCCCGCTCGACGCGAACGACCTGCCCGCCGGCGCGCCGCGCGAGGCGTGGATCCACGTCGAGCTGGCGCGCGCCCGGCCCGGCGCCGGCGCGATCTGCCGGGCGCAGCCGCCCGTCGCCACCGCTCTCGCCGCGGCCGGGGTGCCGATCCGGCCGCTGCACGGGCAGGGGGCCTTCCTCGGCCCCGAGGTGCCCGTGTTCGACGACGCGGTGCTCGTCCGGGACCGGGAGCGCGGCCGGGCGCTGGCGGAACGGCTCGGCGCGGCCCCCGCCGTGATCCTGCGCGGCAACGGGGCGGTGACCGTCGGCGCGACCGCCGGCGAGACCGTCGCGCTCATGTGGGTGCTGGAGGCCAGCGCCCGCATGAACGCCACCGCCTGGAGCGTCACCACCCCGAAGACCGCCACCCCGAAGACCGCCACCCCGAAGAAGGTCGCCCCGGAGGCCGCCGCCCCGAAGACCGTCGGGCCCGCCCTCGCGGGTCCCGTCCCCGCCGGTCCGGGTCCCGCCGGGCCCGTGCCGCTCTCGCCCGCCGAGCAGGAGGCGTGGCGAGCCGCCCAGCCCGAACTCCTCGCCCGCGTCTGGGCCTACCTCCAGGAGCCGTCATGA
- a CDS encoding FAD:protein FMN transferase, translating into MRHVEHVMGTVFSFDVPGGAPMGPVVAWLHHVDAVFSPYRPDSPVSRLARGELEPAGCPAEVTEVLALCAQAEHDSDGYFTVFPFGRFDPSGLVKGWAIDRAAALLRESGARCHSVNGGGDVRLGAAPGRPWRVGVAHPLRPGRLATVVTGSDLAVATSGTAERGPHICDPRTGSPATGLASITLVGPRLTTVDAYATAAFAMGPVTAREWVEAMDGLEAFAVLPSGSTWQTSGFAAFTA; encoded by the coding sequence ATGAGGCACGTCGAGCACGTCATGGGCACCGTCTTCTCCTTCGACGTCCCCGGCGGCGCCCCCATGGGCCCGGTCGTCGCGTGGCTGCACCACGTGGACGCGGTCTTCTCCCCCTACCGCCCGGACAGCCCGGTCAGCCGCCTGGCGCGCGGCGAGCTCGAACCGGCCGGCTGCCCGGCCGAGGTCACCGAGGTGCTGGCGCTGTGCGCGCAGGCCGAGCACGACAGCGACGGCTACTTCACCGTCTTCCCCTTCGGCCGGTTCGACCCGTCCGGGCTGGTCAAGGGCTGGGCGATCGACCGCGCGGCGGCGCTGCTGCGCGAGTCGGGGGCCCGCTGCCACAGCGTGAACGGCGGCGGCGACGTCCGGCTCGGGGCGGCGCCCGGCCGTCCCTGGCGGGTCGGCGTCGCCCACCCGCTGCGGCCCGGCCGGCTGGCGACCGTCGTGACCGGCAGCGACCTGGCCGTGGCCACGTCCGGGACCGCCGAGCGCGGCCCGCACATCTGCGACCCGCGCACCGGCTCCCCCGCCACCGGCCTGGCCTCCATCACGCTCGTCGGGCCGCGCCTGACGACGGTGGACGCCTACGCGACGGCGGCCTTCGCGATGGGGCCGGTGACGGCCAGGGAGTGGGTGGAGGCGATGGACGGGTTGGAGGCGTTCGCGGTGCTGCCGTCCGGCTCCACCTGGCAGACGTCCGGATTCGCCGCCTTTACAGCGTAG
- a CDS encoding aldehyde dehydrogenase: MEFFGHVIDGAEVRSASGESFPSVDPYTREPWAEVALGGPAEVERAVAAARRAFDEGPWPRMGRAERGRLLHRLADLVLAEADRLALADTRDMGKPIAQSRGNDVPRAADNFRFFADHARLTAAEALPMDSGHHAYTRYEPAGVAAAVAPWNFPLMLETWKIAPALAWGNTVVLKPAEDSPVSATLLARLALEAGLPPGVLNVVHGYGPGSAGEALTAHPGVDRITFTGESATGRVISAAAARNLVPVSLELGGKGGNAVFADADLDNAVSWSLRAVFTNAGQVCLAGSRLYVQRPVLEEFLARFTAAAEAMRLGDPKLETTELGPLASETHYRKVRGYVESVATEGGTVHAGGLGEGWFVRPTIVTGMPATGRHQREEIFGPVVTVTPFDTEDEVVALMNGTRYGLNAMLFTENLSRAHRVSARLRAGTVWVNCFFVRDLRAPFGGAGDSGVGREGGTFSREFFTEPKAVVMQIT; the protein is encoded by the coding sequence ATGGAGTTCTTCGGGCACGTGATCGACGGCGCCGAGGTGAGGTCGGCGAGCGGCGAGAGCTTCCCCAGCGTCGACCCCTACACCCGCGAGCCCTGGGCCGAGGTCGCGCTCGGCGGCCCCGCCGAGGTGGAGCGGGCCGTCGCGGCGGCCAGGCGCGCCTTCGACGAGGGGCCGTGGCCGCGCATGGGCCGCGCCGAGCGCGGGCGGCTGCTGCACCGCCTGGCCGACCTCGTCCTCGCCGAGGCCGACCGGCTCGCCCTGGCCGACACCCGCGACATGGGCAAACCGATCGCCCAGAGCCGAGGCAACGACGTGCCCCGCGCCGCCGACAACTTCCGCTTCTTCGCCGACCACGCCCGCCTGACGGCCGCCGAGGCCCTGCCGATGGACTCGGGCCACCACGCCTACACCCGGTACGAGCCGGCCGGCGTGGCCGCCGCCGTCGCGCCGTGGAACTTCCCGCTCATGCTGGAGACCTGGAAGATCGCGCCCGCGCTGGCCTGGGGCAACACGGTGGTGCTCAAGCCCGCCGAGGACTCGCCGGTCTCCGCGACGCTGCTGGCCCGGCTGGCGCTGGAGGCGGGCCTGCCGCCCGGCGTGCTCAACGTCGTGCACGGCTACGGCCCCGGCTCCGCCGGGGAGGCCCTGACCGCTCATCCCGGCGTCGACCGCATCACGTTCACCGGCGAGTCGGCGACCGGCCGCGTCATCTCGGCCGCCGCCGCCCGCAACCTCGTGCCGGTCAGCCTGGAGCTGGGCGGCAAGGGCGGCAACGCGGTCTTCGCCGACGCCGACCTGGACAACGCCGTGAGCTGGTCCCTGCGGGCCGTCTTCACCAACGCCGGCCAGGTGTGCCTGGCCGGGTCCCGCCTGTACGTCCAGCGCCCGGTGCTGGAGGAGTTCCTGGCCCGGTTCACCGCCGCGGCGGAGGCGATGCGTCTCGGCGACCCCAAGCTGGAGACGACCGAGCTGGGCCCGCTGGCGTCCGAGACCCACTACCGCAAGGTGCGCGGCTACGTGGAGAGCGTCGCGACCGAGGGCGGCACCGTGCACGCGGGCGGCCTCGGCGAGGGCTGGTTCGTGCGGCCGACGATCGTCACCGGCATGCCCGCGACCGGCCGCCACCAGCGGGAGGAGATCTTCGGGCCGGTGGTGACGGTGACGCCGTTCGACACCGAGGACGAGGTCGTGGCGCTCATGAACGGCACCCGCTACGGGCTGAACGCCATGCTGTTCACCGAGAACCTGTCCCGGGCGCACCGCGTCTCGGCCCGGCTGCGGGCCGGCACGGTGTGGGTGAACTGCTTCTTCGTCCGGGACCTGCGGGCCCCGTTCGGCGGGGCGGGCGACTCGGGCGTCGGCCGGGAGGGCGGCACGTTCAGCCGGGAGTTCTTCACCGAGCCGAAGGCCGTCGTCATGCAGATCACCTGA
- a CDS encoding response regulator transcription factor: MGVEMPMLLRPDGAPVRVLVVDDEPDIAEVLHEVLRQEGWEVRVAGDGAAAVRLAAEFRPDAVVLDVMLPDLDGLEIMRRVRGRLPEVCVLFLTARDAVEDRVAGITAGGDDYVTKPFSLEEVLARLRGLLRRAGMARAEPDNRLVAGDLAMDEEAREVTRGGTLIDLTPTEFELLRLLMRNPRRVLSKGQILDHVWSYDFGGQAHVVELYISYLRKKIDAGREPLIHTVRGVGYVLRP, encoded by the coding sequence GTGGGGGTCGAGATGCCGATGCTGCTGCGCCCGGACGGCGCGCCGGTCCGCGTGCTCGTCGTGGACGACGAGCCGGACATCGCCGAGGTGCTGCACGAGGTGCTGCGCCAGGAGGGCTGGGAGGTGCGCGTGGCCGGCGACGGCGCCGCGGCGGTGCGGCTGGCCGCCGAGTTCCGGCCGGACGCGGTGGTGCTGGACGTCATGCTGCCCGACCTCGACGGCCTGGAGATCATGCGGCGGGTCCGGGGACGCCTGCCGGAGGTGTGCGTGCTGTTCCTGACCGCGCGGGACGCGGTGGAGGACCGGGTGGCCGGCATCACGGCGGGCGGCGACGACTACGTGACCAAGCCGTTCAGCCTGGAGGAGGTCCTGGCGCGGCTGCGCGGGCTGCTGCGCCGGGCGGGCATGGCCCGCGCCGAGCCGGACAACCGCCTGGTGGCCGGCGACCTGGCGATGGACGAGGAGGCCCGCGAGGTCACCAGGGGCGGCACGCTGATCGACCTGACGCCGACCGAGTTCGAGCTGCTGCGGCTGCTCATGCGCAACCCGCGCCGGGTGCTGAGCAAGGGGCAGATCCTCGACCACGTCTGGTCCTACGACTTCGGCGGGCAGGCCCACGTGGTGGAGCTGTACATCAGCTACCTGCGCAAGAAGATCGACGCGGGCCGGGAGCCGCTGATCCACACCGTGCGCGGCGTCGGGTACGTGCTGCGGCCATGA
- a CDS encoding ferredoxin reductase family protein, which translates to MTHTFATSPLGTSTFTTGRRALPLGLIGLGAAAVVLLWWRSTAAVAGADGWLTEAGRLTGLLAAYGLAVLIALMARVPWLERGVGTDRLTRWHATGGRYVIGLSVAHALTVIWGYALADGKDVAGETVTMVLTFPDVLKATVALLLLVGIAAVSARRARARMRYETWYLLHFYTYLAAWLAFGHQLATGAQFAGDPFARAAWYALYLGVAALLVWYRVLAPVRLSLRHRMRVAAVTAEAPGVVSIHITGRDLGALRAEAGQFFRWRFLARGLWWSANPYSLSAPPTDEGLRITVKALGDHSAALARLRPGTRVFAEGPYGAFTGRLRSRERVVLIAGGVGITPLRALYESLPGRPVLLYRARSEDDLVFRRELEHIAAARGAELHYSVGPRAASRAFEPGVLDQVVPGLRHCDAYVCGPPEMTREAIGALRAAGVPKRRIHHESFEF; encoded by the coding sequence GTGACCCACACCTTCGCGACCTCCCCCTTGGGGACATCCACCTTCACGACCGGGCGCCGCGCGCTGCCCCTGGGCCTCATCGGCCTGGGCGCCGCCGCGGTCGTCCTGCTCTGGTGGCGCAGCACCGCGGCCGTGGCGGGCGCGGACGGCTGGCTCACCGAGGCGGGCCGGCTCACCGGCCTGCTCGCCGCCTACGGCCTGGCCGTGCTGATCGCGCTGATGGCCCGCGTCCCGTGGCTGGAGCGCGGCGTCGGCACCGACCGGCTCACCCGCTGGCACGCGACGGGCGGCCGGTACGTCATCGGCCTGTCGGTCGCGCACGCGCTCACCGTCATCTGGGGCTACGCCCTGGCCGACGGCAAGGACGTGGCCGGCGAGACCGTCACCATGGTCCTGACGTTCCCCGACGTGCTCAAGGCCACCGTGGCGCTGCTGCTGCTGGTCGGCATCGCCGCCGTCTCCGCCCGCCGGGCGCGCGCCCGCATGCGCTACGAGACCTGGTACCTGCTGCACTTCTACACCTATCTGGCTGCCTGGCTGGCCTTCGGGCACCAGCTCGCCACCGGCGCGCAGTTCGCCGGCGACCCGTTCGCCCGGGCCGCCTGGTACGCCCTCTACCTGGGGGTGGCGGCGCTGCTGGTCTGGTACCGGGTCCTGGCCCCGGTCCGGCTGTCGCTGCGGCACCGGATGCGGGTGGCCGCCGTGACCGCCGAGGCTCCCGGCGTCGTCTCGATCCACATCACCGGGCGCGACCTCGGGGCGCTGCGGGCCGAGGCCGGGCAGTTCTTCCGCTGGCGGTTCCTGGCGCGCGGGCTGTGGTGGTCGGCGAACCCGTACTCGCTGTCCGCGCCGCCGACGGACGAGGGGCTGCGCATCACGGTCAAGGCGCTCGGCGACCACAGCGCCGCGCTGGCCCGGCTGCGGCCCGGCACCCGCGTCTTCGCCGAGGGGCCCTACGGGGCGTTCACCGGCCGGCTCCGCTCCCGCGAGCGCGTCGTGCTGATCGCCGGCGGCGTCGGCATCACGCCGCTGCGGGCCCTGTACGAGTCGCTGCCCGGCCGGCCCGTCCTGCTCTACCGCGCCCGCAGCGAGGACGACCTGGTCTTCCGTCGCGAGCTGGAGCACATCGCCGCCGCGCGGGGGGCCGAGCTGCACTACTCGGTCGGGCCGCGCGCCGCGAGCCGGGCGTTCGAGCCGGGGGTGCTCGACCAGGTCGTGCCGGGGCTGCGGCACTGCGACGCGTACGTGTGCGGGCCGCCCGAGATGACCCGCGAGGCGATCGGCGCGCTGCGGGCCGCCGGGGTGCCGAAGCGGCGCATCCACCACGAGTCGTTCGAGTTCTGA
- a CDS encoding tautomerase family protein — MPLVEVSLSEGRDPAAIRALIHELHAAVERAIGSPAQSIRVIVREVPRTHWAAGDQTLAERDQLAQGG, encoded by the coding sequence ATGCCGCTGGTCGAGGTGTCCCTGTCCGAAGGCCGCGACCCGGCCGCGATCCGGGCGCTGATCCACGAGCTGCACGCCGCCGTCGAGCGGGCGATCGGCTCGCCGGCGCAGAGCATCCGGGTGATCGTCCGCGAGGTGCCGCGCACCCACTGGGCCGCCGGCGACCAGACGCTGGCCGAACGCGACCAGCTCGCGCAGGGCGGCTGA
- a CDS encoding FMN-binding protein yields MRRFLLAVVVTAIGLVLLLSFKPHDLTAGTAPPAALSAPAATAAPAAPGQGSAQGRGDEGDEGDDDSGDDSGDEDDDDQAPPATTAPPASSQSGTKAGTKAGTKAGTKAGTKAGTVAGDTAQTRWGPVQVQIAVSGGKITDVQVLQAPDGNRRDIEINTRALPVLRQEALDAQSAQIDTVSGATYTSDGYTRSLQSAIDRAGL; encoded by the coding sequence ATGCGTAGATTCCTGCTGGCCGTGGTCGTCACGGCCATCGGCCTGGTGCTGCTGCTGTCGTTCAAGCCGCACGACCTGACGGCGGGCACCGCGCCCCCGGCCGCGCTGTCCGCGCCCGCCGCCACCGCCGCGCCGGCCGCCCCCGGCCAGGGGAGCGCCCAGGGCCGCGGCGACGAGGGCGACGAGGGCGACGACGACTCCGGTGACGACTCCGGTGACGAGGACGACGACGACCAGGCGCCCCCCGCGACCACCGCGCCCCCGGCCTCCAGCCAGTCGGGGACGAAGGCCGGGACGAAGGCCGGGACGAAGGCCGGGACGAAGGCCGGGACGAAGGCCGGGACGGTCGCCGGCGACACCGCGCAGACCCGGTGGGGCCCGGTCCAGGTCCAGATCGCCGTCTCCGGCGGGAAGATCACCGACGTCCAGGTCCTCCAGGCCCCCGACGGCAACCGCCGCGACATCGAGATCAACACCCGGGCCCTGCCCGTCCTCCGCCAGGAGGCCCTGGACGCGCAGAGCGCCCAGATCGACACCGTCTCCGGGGCCACGTACACCAGCGACGGCTACACCCGCTCGCTGCAGAGCGCGATCGACCGGGCGGGGCTGTAG
- a CDS encoding Gfo/Idh/MocA family protein has protein sequence MRDFAWGIAATGGIARTVGAAIAAEPGMRVAAVGSRDLGRARALAATLGAESAHGSYEQLCADPAVDAVYVATPHAQHLQVAEAAIAHGKAVLCEKPLAATVEDAATMVRLAREAGVFLMEAMWMRFNPLIRLIAADERFGEIRSVQASFGFALPYDPAHRLWAPELGGGALLDLGIYPFGLAQLLLGRPAGLHVTGSLASNGVDAETAGVLTYPGGRHALVATSLLADYPNDARVVGTGLRAEIPAPFWAPQRIVLSGPGVEREEHVLDPADNGYAGELREVRAAVAEGRTESAIMPLDESLAMMGLLAEARGQLA, from the coding sequence GTGCGAGATTTTGCGTGGGGCATAGCGGCGACCGGCGGCATCGCCCGGACGGTGGGGGCGGCCATCGCGGCCGAGCCCGGCATGCGGGTGGCCGCGGTCGGCTCCCGCGACCTCGGGCGGGCGCGGGCGCTGGCCGCGACGCTGGGCGCGGAGTCGGCGCACGGCTCCTACGAGCAGTTGTGCGCCGACCCGGCCGTCGACGCGGTCTACGTCGCCACGCCGCACGCCCAGCACCTCCAGGTGGCCGAGGCCGCCATCGCGCACGGCAAGGCCGTGCTGTGCGAGAAGCCGCTCGCGGCCACCGTCGAGGACGCCGCGACCATGGTGCGCCTGGCGCGCGAGGCGGGCGTCTTCCTCATGGAGGCGATGTGGATGCGGTTCAACCCGCTCATCCGCCTGATCGCCGCCGACGAGCGCTTCGGCGAGATCCGCTCGGTGCAGGCGTCCTTCGGCTTCGCGCTGCCCTACGACCCCGCGCACCGGCTGTGGGCGCCCGAGCTGGGCGGCGGCGCGCTGCTCGACCTCGGGATCTACCCGTTCGGGCTGGCCCAGCTCCTGCTCGGCCGGCCCGCCGGGCTGCACGTGACCGGCTCGCTCGCTTCGAACGGGGTGGACGCCGAGACGGCCGGGGTGCTGACCTACCCGGGGGGCCGGCACGCCCTCGTGGCGACCTCGCTGCTCGCCGACTACCCCAACGACGCCCGGGTCGTGGGCACCGGGCTGCGGGCGGAGATCCCGGCCCCGTTCTGGGCGCCGCAGCGGATCGTGCTGAGCGGTCCCGGCGTGGAGCGGGAGGAGCACGTGCTGGATCCGGCCGACAACGGCTACGCCGGCGAGCTGCGCGAGGTGCGCGCCGCGGTGGCCGAGGGCAGGACCGAATCAGCGATCATGCCTCTTGACGAATCCCTTGCCATGATGGGGCTTCTGGCCGAGGCGCGGGGGCAACTCGCTTAG
- a CDS encoding PadR family transcriptional regulator, with amino-acid sequence MSLQHALLGVLEARPMNGYELTRFFEAAPRWVWSAPQSQIYPTLRQMEQAGLIEGQKEVRGTRLSRTVYSITERGLAELRTWLATPHPPPPARDAFFLQALFFDMIEPDRAASVLKAFIAEQEQLVAEWRAHREALLAKETDLIKERLKSRPAAEHDRIAALKAHVFAGQIAVATARAEWARESLRLLEA; translated from the coding sequence ATGTCGCTTCAGCACGCGCTGCTCGGCGTCCTGGAGGCGCGCCCCATGAACGGGTACGAGCTGACCCGCTTCTTCGAGGCCGCCCCGCGCTGGGTGTGGTCGGCGCCGCAGAGCCAGATCTATCCCACGCTGCGCCAGATGGAGCAGGCCGGGCTCATCGAGGGCCAGAAGGAGGTCCGGGGCACCAGGCTGAGCCGCACCGTCTACTCGATCACCGAGCGCGGCCTGGCGGAGCTGCGCACCTGGCTCGCCACCCCGCACCCGCCGCCGCCGGCGCGTGACGCGTTCTTCCTGCAGGCGTTGTTCTTCGACATGATCGAGCCCGACCGGGCGGCGTCGGTGCTGAAGGCGTTCATCGCCGAGCAGGAGCAGCTGGTCGCCGAGTGGCGCGCGCACCGCGAGGCGCTGCTGGCCAAGGAGACCGACCTGATCAAGGAGCGGCTGAAGAGCCGCCCGGCGGCCGAGCACGACCGCATCGCCGCGCTGAAGGCGCACGTCTTCGCCGGGCAGATCGCCGTCGCGACGGCCCGCGCCGAGTGGGCGCGCGAGAGCCTGCGCCTCCTGGAGGCGTGA
- a CDS encoding VOC family protein, whose amino-acid sequence MIELTDIAYVRSGAADLDNAVRFAVDVVGMELTARENGVAYLRADQRHHCLALVEGESGVISSGFLVRDEDALAAAETELEKAGVSVARGGAEEARSRRVRDFLSFDDPFGNRVDLAVDQVTLTAPVRHGREAGITEFGHLCLDAPDVREAYRFWNGLFNARVSDWIGDWACLMRIDQVHHKLAVFQGSQPGLCHINFQVDSLDDVMRNWHFLEANGVEIEMGPGRHPQSTAVFVYFKGPEGITYEYSWGVRLITDEDAWRPRYFDPAEPGSIDMWQGPTRRVHTQPQLRRPLPGKGEV is encoded by the coding sequence ATGATCGAGTTAACCGACATCGCCTACGTGCGCTCCGGCGCCGCCGACCTCGACAACGCCGTGCGCTTCGCGGTGGACGTCGTCGGCATGGAGCTGACCGCCCGCGAGAACGGCGTCGCCTACCTGCGCGCCGACCAGCGTCACCACTGCCTGGCCCTGGTCGAGGGCGAGTCCGGCGTCATCAGCTCCGGCTTCCTCGTCCGCGACGAGGACGCGCTGGCGGCCGCCGAGACCGAGCTGGAGAAGGCCGGCGTGAGCGTCGCGCGGGGCGGCGCCGAGGAGGCGCGCTCGCGCCGGGTCCGCGACTTCCTGTCCTTCGACGACCCCTTCGGCAACCGCGTCGACCTCGCCGTCGACCAGGTGACGCTGACCGCCCCGGTCCGGCACGGCCGCGAGGCGGGCATCACCGAGTTCGGCCACCTGTGCCTGGACGCGCCCGACGTGCGCGAGGCCTACCGCTTCTGGAACGGCCTGTTCAACGCCCGCGTCTCGGACTGGATCGGCGACTGGGCCTGCCTGATGCGCATCGACCAGGTGCACCACAAGCTGGCCGTCTTCCAGGGCAGCCAGCCGGGCCTGTGCCACATCAACTTCCAGGTCGACTCCCTCGACGACGTCATGCGCAACTGGCACTTCCTGGAGGCCAACGGCGTCGAGATCGAGATGGGCCCCGGCCGTCACCCGCAGTCCACGGCCGTCTTCGTCTACTTCAAGGGCCCCGAGGGCATCACCTACGAGTACTCGTGGGGCGTACGCCTCATCACCGACGAGGACGCCTGGCGTCCCCGCTACTTCGACCCCGCCGAGCCGGGCTCGATCGACATGTGGCAGGGCCCGACGCGCCGCGTCCACACGCAGCCGCAGCTCCGCCGTCCGCTGCCGGGCAAGGGTGAGGTGTGA
- a CDS encoding sensor histidine kinase, producing MSRALRAVLPRTLRGRLIAGLLALLALACAAVGVATSLGMDRFLLGRVDQQLAVIGVRYPASLEHGERYAGRGDSRGQSPGTLGVRLVDGQVTDAAVVTSGDDAHLTLTADDRAVLAALPADGRPRTVELSRLDDYRVAAARGQDGDVLVVGLPMHEAEETLGRLQVFELLLFGGALVVTGIAGAVWVRLSLRPLERVAATAREVARLPLAAGAVSLDRRVRDTDPRTETGAVGAAFNRMLGHVEEALARRHAVEQRLRAFAADASHELRTPLAAIRGHAELALRGGGPMPAQTRHALERIDAESGRMSELVDDLLLLARLDAGRPLATGEVDLTRLALEATGDARAAAPEHRWLLELPEEPVTVRGDAGRLHQVVANLLANARTHTPDGTSVTVALRRDGGVAELSVADDGPGVPEHLQEEIFERFSRVDRGRSRASGGTGLGLAIVRAVVTAHGGEITVRGRPGATAFVVRLPAAGPGEWAGPPASPGVR from the coding sequence ATGAGCAGGGCGCTGCGCGCGGTGCTGCCGCGGACGTTGCGCGGGCGGCTGATCGCGGGCCTGCTGGCCCTGCTCGCGCTGGCCTGCGCCGCCGTCGGCGTGGCCACCTCCCTCGGCATGGACCGGTTCCTGCTCGGCCGGGTCGACCAGCAGCTCGCCGTGATCGGCGTGCGCTACCCGGCGAGCCTGGAGCACGGCGAGCGCTACGCCGGGCGCGGCGACTCGCGCGGCCAGTCGCCGGGCACACTGGGCGTGCGGCTGGTGGACGGCCAGGTCACCGACGCGGCCGTGGTCACCTCCGGCGACGACGCGCACCTCACGCTGACCGCCGACGACCGGGCGGTGCTGGCCGCGCTGCCCGCCGACGGCCGGCCGCGCACGGTGGAGCTGTCGCGGCTGGACGACTACCGCGTGGCCGCGGCCCGGGGCCAGGACGGCGACGTGCTGGTGGTCGGGCTGCCGATGCACGAGGCGGAGGAGACGCTGGGCCGGCTCCAGGTGTTCGAGCTGCTGCTGTTCGGCGGGGCGCTGGTGGTGACCGGCATCGCGGGCGCGGTGTGGGTGCGGCTGTCGCTGCGCCCGCTGGAGCGGGTCGCCGCCACCGCCCGCGAGGTGGCGCGGCTGCCGCTGGCCGCCGGGGCGGTGAGCCTGGACCGGCGGGTGCGCGACACCGACCCGCGTACCGAGACGGGCGCGGTGGGGGCCGCGTTCAACCGCATGCTCGGCCACGTCGAGGAGGCGCTGGCCCGGCGGCACGCCGTGGAGCAGCGGCTGCGGGCCTTCGCCGCGGACGCCAGCCACGAGCTGCGCACCCCGCTGGCCGCCATCCGCGGCCACGCGGAGCTGGCGCTGCGCGGCGGCGGGCCGATGCCCGCCCAGACCCGGCACGCGCTGGAACGCATCGACGCCGAGTCCGGCCGGATGAGCGAGCTGGTGGACGACCTGCTGCTGCTGGCCCGGCTGGACGCGGGCCGCCCCCTGGCCACCGGCGAGGTGGACCTGACCCGGCTGGCCCTGGAGGCCACCGGCGACGCGCGGGCGGCCGCGCCGGAGCACCGCTGGCTGCTGGAGCTGCCGGAGGAGCCCGTCACGGTCCGGGGCGACGCCGGGCGGCTGCACCAGGTGGTGGCCAACCTGCTGGCCAACGCCCGTACCCACACCCCCGACGGCACCTCGGTCACGGTCGCGCTGCGCCGCGACGGCGGCGTCGCCGAGCTGTCGGTCGCCGACGACGGGCCCGGCGTCCCGGAGCACCTCCAGGAGGAGATCTTCGAGCGGTTCTCCCGGGTGGACCGGGGCCGGTCGCGGGCCTCCGGCGGGACGGGGCTCGGGCTGGCGATCGTCCGGGCCGTGGTGACCGCGCACGGCGGCGAGATCACCGTGCGCGGCCGCCCCGGCGCGACGGCGTTCGTGGTGCGGCTGCCCGCCGCCGGGCCGGGGGAGTGGGCCGGCCCGCCCGCCTCACCCGGGGTCAGGTGA
- a CDS encoding CHAP domain-containing protein — MAMHRITAARKIDIARAALGATIAAAAFGAHSAANADSAPATAGQHLATSTSATTATTGTAGTADARPADHAAPRAHEETKISVTADQVLALARSQVGTSENAAGGGTPYQQWYAGSRRAAETIARDGGSPTAYLNAPWCAMFVSWVGEKTGARPQVGWDAYTVTYAKWFQANHRFGALAKPGAVVFFSWSGSKDLDDINHVGFVVKDNQNGTISTIEGNTGNGKVEERVRPKSQVVGYGYPEYAS; from the coding sequence ATGGCCATGCACCGCATCACCGCTGCCCGAAAGATCGACATCGCCCGCGCCGCGCTCGGCGCGACCATCGCCGCCGCCGCGTTCGGCGCCCACTCCGCCGCGAACGCCGACAGCGCCCCGGCCACCGCCGGGCAGCACCTCGCCACCTCCACCAGCGCCACCACCGCCACCACCGGCACCGCCGGCACCGCTGACGCCCGCCCCGCCGACCACGCCGCGCCCCGGGCCCACGAAGAGACCAAGATCAGCGTCACCGCCGACCAGGTGCTGGCGCTGGCCCGCTCCCAGGTCGGCACCAGCGAGAATGCCGCCGGCGGCGGCACCCCGTACCAGCAGTGGTACGCCGGCTCCCGGCGGGCCGCCGAGACCATCGCCCGCGACGGCGGCTCCCCCACCGCCTACCTCAACGCCCCCTGGTGCGCCATGTTCGTCTCCTGGGTCGGCGAGAAGACCGGCGCCCGCCCGCAGGTCGGCTGGGACGCCTACACCGTCACCTACGCCAAGTGGTTCCAGGCCAACCACCGCTTCGGCGCCCTGGCCAAGCCCGGCGCCGTGGTGTTCTTCTCCTGGAGCGGCAGCAAGGACCTCGACGACATCAACCACGTCGGGTTCGTCGTCAAGGACAACCAGAACGGCACCATCTCCACCATCGAGGGCAACACCGGCAACGGCAAGGTGGAGGAGCGCGTCCGGCCCAAGTCGCAGGTCGTCGGCTACGGCTACCCCGAGTACGCCTCCTGA